A single region of the Nicotiana sylvestris chromosome 6, ASM39365v2, whole genome shotgun sequence genome encodes:
- the LOC104229415 gene encoding GDSL esterase/lipase 5-like, translating into MVNSIYPNSFTTPIVSIGSHEKSQAALFVFGDSVFDPGNNNYINTITDFQANFRPYGESFFKHPTGRFSDGRLIPDFIAEYAKLPLIPSYFQIGKQHFVHGVNFASGGSGVLVETLRGFVIDLKTQLKHFKKVAKLLKKKVGATESKRIISSAVYILSTGNNDFLIPVLTNSTIPYPEREYLQMIMGNLTSVLKGIYKKGGRKFVMFTAAPLGCVPIIRALNVQKGVKNGNCIEEEITNSAKMYNSALPKMLKQLEKQLPGFKFTIFNFFNVFAESIDNPTKYGFKTSKTACCGSGPFRGIFSCGGKRHVKESELCKNVKDYLFFDSVHPTELAYEQYAELLWNGTTDVVAPYNLKSFFELST; encoded by the exons atggttaatagtatatatcccaacagtTTTACTACCCCAATTGTCTCTATTGGCAGTCATGAAAAATCTCAAGCTGCCCTTTTCGTGTTTGGTGATTCAGTGTTCGATCCTGGGAATAATAACTACATCAATACCATTACTGACTTCCAAGCAAATTTTCGGCCATATGGAGAATCATTCTTCAAGCACCCTACTGGAAGGTTCTCTGATGGACGTCTCATTCCTGATTTTATCG CTGAATATGCTAAATTGCCATTGATTCCATCATATTTCCAAATTGGCAAGCAACATTTTGTTCATGGGGTAAACTTTGCATCAGGCGGTTCTGGTGTTTTGGTCGAAACCCTACGTGGCTTT GTAATAGATCTTAAAACACAGTTGAAACATTTTAAAAAAGTGGCAAAATTGTTGAAGAAGAAGGTCGGGGCAACAGAGTCCAAACGAATCATCTCCAGTGCTGTATATATACTTAGCACTGGCAATAATGATTTTTTGATTCCTGTTTTAACAAATTCGACTATTCCATATCCTGAGAGGGAATATCTACAGATGATTATGGGCAATTTGACATCTGTTTTGAAG GGAATTTACAAGAAAGGAGGGAGAAAATTTGTCATGTTTACTGCGGCTCCCTTAGGTTGTGTCCCTATAATTAGGGCGCTTAATGTTCAAAAGGGAGTTAAGAATGGCAATTGCATAGAGGAGGAGATCACAAACTCGGCGAAAATGTATAATTCAGCTCTCCCAAAAATGCTCAAACAACTGGAGAAGCAATTGCCTGGATTTAAGTTTACAATATTCAACTTCTTCAATGTATTTGCTGAAAGCATTGATAATCCGACAAAATATG GTTTTAAGACATCAAAGACGGCTTGTTGTGGGTCGGGTCCATTTCGAGGGATTTTTAGTTGTGGAGGCAAGAGGCACGTAAAAGAGTCCGAGTTATGTAAGAACGTGAAAGATTACTTGTTTTTCGATTCTGTTCACCCGACTGAGCTGGCCTACGAACAATACGCTGAATTGCTGTGGAACGGAACAACAGATGTCGTTGCACCTTACAATCTAAAATCCTTTTTTGAACTTTCAACATAA
- the LOC104228074 gene encoding GDSL lipase-like → MVGCLAETHRGFVIDLKTQLKYFKNVVEILKKKVGETESKQILSSAVYIFSIGNNDYLAPLLTNSTIPYPEREYLQMIMGNLTSVLKGIYREGGRKFALLNMVPIGCLPYIRALNAQRGVKNGDFIEEVEHMLSTSPRFAGALVPH, encoded by the exons atggttggtTGCTTGGCCGAAACCCATCGTGGTTTT GTTATAGATCTCAAAACACAgttgaaatatttcaaaaatgtGGTGGAAATATTGAAGAAGAAGGTGGGAGAAACGGAATCCAAACAAATCCTCTCCAGTGCTGTATATATTTTTAGCATTGGCAATAATGATTATTTGGCTCCTCTCTTAACAAATTCGACTATTCCATATCCTGAGAGAGAATATCTTCAGATGATTATGGGCAATTTGACATCTGTTTTGAAG GGAATTTACAGGGAGGGAGGGAGAAAATTTGCCCTGCTTAATATGGTTCCCATAGGTTGTCTCCCTTATATTAGGGCTCTTAATGCTCAAAGAGGAGTTAAGAATGGCGATTTCATAGAGGAGGTTGAGCACATGTTGAGCACTTCGCCTCGCTTTGCGGGCGCTTTAGTGCCGCATTAA